One Stigmatopora nigra isolate UIUO_SnigA chromosome 1, RoL_Snig_1.1, whole genome shotgun sequence DNA segment encodes these proteins:
- the zbtb17 gene encoding uncharacterized protein zbtb17 isoform X1, producing MESISRHTNLCWQPAVSTSVLSFWTRRTWYTWISAMLQVLEFMYTAKLSLTSDIVEDVIAVANFLQMDEIVNACSVYQPVNESAPSLNTLDVGEGENAAEEQPQEEHDSNLAEVALQAEESTSTNIHDKPTEDQDQTQNNTVKTQITEVPDLSSSKNCCVSVQASKSNAGQIKEHVKREEVGGDPTQYPTSTFQDDLSDADYTPHTSIKSVTNPIITSRGRRIRKPPRRNFTSDNDTDDEDMKNESIKKVTRPSQEEECEEVDEEDRSTEEHSETSQCAVDGGNDSGEKTIHSTAISSRFESKPYSSMTHKCEDCGKKFTHTGNFKRHMRIHTGEKPFACRDCNKAFSDAAACKAHEKTHSPLKPYSCSVCGKSYRQISLLNLHRKRHTGEARYSCDSCDKLFSTSGNLKRHRLVHSGLKPYRCDYCDKAFSDPTAKMRHLETHNANKGNKCPHCDKCFNQLGNLKAHLKIHIADGPLKCRECGKQFTTSGNLKRHSRVHSGEKPYVCTHCQRAFSDPGALQRHERIHTGEKPCVCPTCGKAFTQASSLIAHVRQHTGEKPYVCDRCGKRFVQSSQLANHIRHHDNIRPHQCQLCDKSFVNVGDLSKHIIVHTGEKPFLCDKCGRGFNRVDNLRSHIRTVHRGYAGMKRKRPSTGSCSDEEADSCIGPSASDAEINIVTVSEDIVNLATDALATSTVTQLTVLPVGASVCADETEALKAEINKAVEKVQESDPNTQILYACDSCGDKFLDATSLAQHVRIHTAQALVMFQADSDFYQYAAVATAVGDSDTAWQPAAEQVIQEGELIFHGQNGERNTEEGMIVEAPQEEGLHDGKSKDRRIEVLAELQKAQKAEGQIIVCEVQVQPCHRLQHPAPDAHIKNAAI from the exons ATGGAGTCGATTTCAAGGCACACAAATCTGTGCTGGCAGCCTGCAGTGTCTACTTCCGTACTCTCTTTTTGGACCAGAAGGACGTGGTACACCTGGATATCAGCAATGCTGCAG GTCCTAGAATTCATGTATACAGCCAAGCTGAGTTTGACTTCGGACATTGTGGAAGACGTGATTGCTGTTGCAAATTTCCTTCAAATGGACGAGATTGTAAACGCTTGCTCTGTGTACCAGCCGGTGAACGAATCAGCGCCGTCGCTTAACACACTAGATGTTGGTGAAG GAGAAAATGCAGCAGAAGAACAGCCTCAAGAAGAACATGACAGTAACCTGGCAGAAGTAGCTTTGCAGGCAGAAGAGAGTACTTCCACAAACATCCACGACAAACCTACGGAAGATCAGGACCAAACCCAAAACAACACTGTGAAAACACAGATAACTGAAGTTCCAGACTTAAGCTCCTCCAAAAACTGCTGCGTTAGTGTACAAGCTAGCAAGAGCAATGCCGGACAAATAAAAGAACATGTAAAGAGAGAGGAGGTGGGTGGTGATCCTACACAATACCCAACATCCACATTTCAGGATGACCTCTCTGATGCCGACTACACACCTC ATACATCCATCAAATCTGTCACCAACCCCATTATCACTTCTCGGGGTAGACGAATTAGGAAACCCCCTCGTCGGAACTTTACGTCTG ACAATGACACAGATGATGAAGacatgaaaaatgaatccattaAGAAAGTGACAAGGCCAAGCCAAGAGGAAGAATGTGAGGAAGTGGATGAAGAAGACAGAAGCACCGAGGAACATTCTGAAACCAGTCAGTGTGCGGTAGACGGGGGTAACGACAGCGGGGAGAAAACAATACACTCCACTGCTATCAGCAGCAGATTCGAGTCGAAGCCTTACAGCTCTATGACGCACAAATGTGAG GACTGTGGCAAGAAATTCACGCACACTGGCAATTTCAAACGGCACATGCGCATCCACACGGGAGAGAAACCATTTGCTTGTCGagactgcaacaaggctttctCAGATGCGGCGGCTTGCAAAGCTCATGAGAAAACGCACAG TCCACTGAAGCCCTactcctgctcagtctgtggaAAGAGCTACCGCCAGATCAGCCTGCTCAACCTTCACCGCAAACGCCACACCGGGGAGGCGCGCTACTCCTGCGACTCTTGCGACAAACTCTTCTCCACATCAGGGAATCTCAAGCGCCACCGGCTGGTGCACAGTGGATTGAAGCCGTATCGCTGTGATTACTGCGACAAAGCATTTTCTGACCCGACCGCCAAGATGCGACACCTGGAGACGCACAACGCCAACAAGGGCAACAAGTGTCCGCACTGTGACAAATGTTTCAATCAG TTGGGGAATCTGAAGGCCCACTTAAAAATCCATATTGCAGATGGACCCCTGAAGTGCAGAGAATGCGGAAAACAATTTACCACCTCAG GAAATCTGAAGCGTCACTCACGGGTCCACAGTGGCGAGAAACCATACGTCTGCACACATTGCCAAAGAGCGTTCAGCGATCCTGGGGCTCTGCAGCGGCACGAACGCATCCACACAG GAGAGAAACCTTGTGTCTGTCCCACCTGTGGAAAAGCTTTCACTCAGGCCAGCTCCCTCATTGCGCACGTCCGCCAGCACACCGGAGAGAAACCCTACGTCTGTGATCGTTGTGGTAAAAG GTTTGTGCAGTCCAGTCAATTGGCGAATCACATTCGCCACCATGACAACATTCGTCCTCACCAGTGTCAGTTGTGTGACAAGTCATTCGTCAACGTGGGCGACCTTTCCAAGCATATCATTGTTCACACAG GAGAGAAACCCTTCCTGTGTGACAAGTGTGGCAGAGGCTTTAACCGCGTAGACAATCTGCGCTCTCACATAAGGACTGTGCACCGCGGCTACGCTGGCATGAAGCGGAAGCGTCCCAGTACTGGCAGCTGCTCTGATGAGGAGGCCGACAGCTGCATTGGGCCATCCGCCTCTGATGCCGAGATAAACATTGTAACAGTCAGCGAGGACATTGTTAACCTGGCGACAGATGCCCTAGCGACAAGCACTGTGACTCAGCTGACAG TGTTGCCAGTGGGTGCATCGGTGTGTGCTGATGAAACGGAAGCTTTGAAAGCGGAAATTAACAAGGCAGTAGAGAAAGTTCAAGAATCAG ACCCCAACACGCAGATACTTTATGCCTGTGATTCATGTGGGGATAAATTCCTGGATGCTACTTCGCTAGCGCAGCATGTACGCATTCACACGGCGCAGGCCTTGGTCATGTTTCAAGCAGACTCCGATTTTTACCAATACGCCGCCGTCGCCACTGCTGTGGGGGACAGCGATACAGCATGGCAACCTGCGGCTGAACAGGTGATCCAGGAAGGGGAGCTCATATTCCATGGCCAAAATGGAGAGAGAAATACAGAAGAAGGGATGATAGTAGAGGCACCGCAAGAAGAAGGCTTGCATGATGGAAAAAGCAAGGATAGACGGATTGAGGTGCTTGCTGAGCTCCAGAAGGCTCAAAAAGCTGAAGGACAGATCATTGTGTGTGAAGTTCAGGTGCAGCCATGCCATCGTCTTCAACACCCTGCACCAGATGCACACATTAAAAATGCAGCCATCTAG
- the ddost gene encoding dolichyl-diphosphooligosaccharide--protein glycosyltransferase 48 kDa subunit: MAALTVVVQPNGATSRLSSKTRLFKSSLTVLQCSVFLLSLASLLNGASADGKTLVLLDNLNIKETHSIFFRSLADRGFDLTFKTADDPSLSLIKYGQLPYEHLVIFSPSVEDFGGSINVETITSFIDGGGNVLVAGSSDIGDPIRELGSECGIEFDEEKTAVIDHHNFDKSDRGEHTLIVADPENLLKAPTIVGKTNKPVLFKGVGMVADPDNPLVLDILTGSSTAYSFFPDKPISQYPHAVGKNTLLIAGLQARNNARVIFSGSLDFFSDAFFNSDVQKATPGSQLYEQTGNWELAEALSRWVFKEAGVLRVGNVRHHTVGEKNPPAAYTITDLVEYSIVIEMLTDGKWVPFDGDDIQLEFVRIDPFVRTYLKKDDDTYSVQFTLPDVYGVFQFKVDYNRLGYTHLYSSTQVSVRPLQHTQYERFIPSAFPYYASVFSMMSGLFIFSFVFLHMKEKEKSD; this comes from the exons ATGGCCGCCCTGACGGTAGTCGTGCAGCCTAACGGGGCTACTTCTAGATTATCTTCCAAAACACGTCTATTTAAAAGTAGCTTGACAGTTTTGCAATGTAGTGTTTTTTTGCTTTCGCTAGCGTCCCTGTTAAACGGTGCTTCGGCCGACGGTAAAACGCTGGTTCTTCTGGACAATCTCAATATTAAAGAGACTCATTCAATCTTCTTCCGCAGTTTGGCAG ATCGTGGTTTTGATCTAACATTTAAGACTGCCGATGATCCTTCACTTTCACTAATCAAATATGGCCAACTCCCATACGAGCATCTCGTCATCTTTTCGCCATCAGTcgaag ACTTTGGAGGAAGCATCAATGTGGAGACAATTACATCCTTCATTGATGGTGgaggaaatgtcttggttgctgGCAGTTCGGACATCG GTGACCCAATAAGAGAGCTGGGCAGTGAATGTGGCATTGAATTTGACGAAGAAAAGACTGCGGTCATTGACCATCACAACTTTGACAAGTCCGACCGTGGAGAG CACACACTGATTGTTGCTGACCCAGAGAACCTGCTGAAAGCTCCAACCATTGTTGGAAAAACCAATAAACCAGTTCTGTTTAAGGGCGTTGG CATGGTGGCCGACCCCGACAACCCTCTTGTTCTTGACATCCTCACCGGATCTTCGACAGCCTACTCCTTTTTTCCCGACAAACCCATTTCCCAG TATCCCCACGCTGTTGGCAAAAACACCCTGTTGATCGCCGGCCTTCAAGCCAGAAACAACGCCAGAGTGATTTTCAGTGGCTCGCTAGACTTCTTCAGTGACGCCTTCTTCAACTCTGATGTGCAAAAAGCCACACCTGGATCTCAGCT GTATGAGCAAACGGGCAACTGGGAACTGGCGGAGGCGCTCTCTCGATGGGTATTTAAAGAGGCTGGCGTCCTCAGGGTGGGTAACGTTAGGCATCATACCGTGGGAGAGAAAAATCCCCCAGCAGCGTACACCATCACCGACCTTGTG GAGTACAGCATTGTCATCGAGATGCTCACTGACGGCAAATGGGTTCCTTTTGACGGTGACGATATCCAACTGGAGTTTGTGAGAATTGACCCCTTCGTCAGGACGTACCTCAAGAAAGATG ATGATACATACAGCGTCCAGTTCACGTTGCCTGATGTTTATGGAGTTTTCCAATTCAAGGTGGACTATAACCGCCTGGGATACACGCACCTATACTCCTCCACGCAG GTTTCAGTGCGTCCCTTGCAGCACACCCAGTATGAACGCTTCATCCCATCTGCCTTCCCGTACTACGCCAGCGTCTTCTCTATGATGTCAGGACTCTTTATCTTCAGTTTTGTCTTTTTACACATGAAGGAGAAGGAAAAGTCTGACTAA
- the zbtb17 gene encoding zinc finger and BTB domain-containing protein 17 isoform X2: MEFPWHSGKVLEQLNSQRKQGLLCDCTFVVDGVDFKAHKSVLAACSVYFRTLFLDQKDVVHLDISNAAGLAQVLEFMYTAKLSLTSDIVEDVIAVANFLQMDEIVNACSVYQPVNESAPSLNTLDVGEGENAAEEQPQEEHDSNLAEVALQAEESTSTNIHDKPTEDQDQTQNNTVKTQITEVPDLSSSKNCCVSVQASKSNAGQIKEHVKREEVGGDPTQYPTSTFQDDLSDADYTPHTSIKSVTNPIITSRGRRIRKPPRRNFTSDNDTDDEDMKNESIKKVTRPSQEEECEEVDEEDRSTEEHSETSQCAVDGGNDSGEKTIHSTAISSRFESKPYSSMTHKCEDCGKKFTHTGNFKRHMRIHTGEKPFACRDCNKAFSDAAACKAHEKTHSPLKPYSCSVCGKSYRQISLLNLHRKRHTGEARYSCDSCDKLFSTSGNLKRHRLVHSGLKPYRCDYCDKAFSDPTAKMRHLETHNANKGNKCPHCDKCFNQLGNLKAHLKIHIADGPLKCRECGKQFTTSGNLKRHSRVHSGEKPYVCTHCQRAFSDPGALQRHERIHTGEKPCVCPTCGKAFTQASSLIAHVRQHTGEKPYVCDRCGKRFVQSSQLANHIRHHDNIRPHQCQLCDKSFVNVGDLSKHIIVHTGEKPFLCDKCGRGFNRVDNLRSHIRTVHRGYAGMKRKRPSTGSCSDEEADSCIGPSASDAEINIVTVSEDIVNLATDALATSTVTQLTVLPVGASVCADETEALKAEINKAVEKVQESDPNTQILYACDSCGDKFLDATSLAQHVRIHTAQALVMFQADSDFYQYAAVATAVGDSDTAWQPAAEQVIQEGELIFHGQNGERNTEEGMIVEAPQEEGLHDGKSKDRRIEVLAELQKAQKAEGQIIVCEVQVQPCHRLQHPAPDAHIKNAAI; this comes from the exons ATGGAGTTCCCGTGGCACAGTGGTAAGGTCCTGGAGCAGCTCAACAGCCAGCGCAAACAGGGTTTATTGTGCGACTGCACATTTGTTGTGGATGGAGTCGATTTCAAGGCACACAAATCTGTGCTGGCAGCCTGCAGTGTCTACTTCCGTACTCTCTTTTTGGACCAGAAGGACGTGGTACACCTGGATATCAGCAATGCTGCAG GTTTGGCTCAGGTCCTAGAATTCATGTATACAGCCAAGCTGAGTTTGACTTCGGACATTGTGGAAGACGTGATTGCTGTTGCAAATTTCCTTCAAATGGACGAGATTGTAAACGCTTGCTCTGTGTACCAGCCGGTGAACGAATCAGCGCCGTCGCTTAACACACTAGATGTTGGTGAAG GAGAAAATGCAGCAGAAGAACAGCCTCAAGAAGAACATGACAGTAACCTGGCAGAAGTAGCTTTGCAGGCAGAAGAGAGTACTTCCACAAACATCCACGACAAACCTACGGAAGATCAGGACCAAACCCAAAACAACACTGTGAAAACACAGATAACTGAAGTTCCAGACTTAAGCTCCTCCAAAAACTGCTGCGTTAGTGTACAAGCTAGCAAGAGCAATGCCGGACAAATAAAAGAACATGTAAAGAGAGAGGAGGTGGGTGGTGATCCTACACAATACCCAACATCCACATTTCAGGATGACCTCTCTGATGCCGACTACACACCTC ATACATCCATCAAATCTGTCACCAACCCCATTATCACTTCTCGGGGTAGACGAATTAGGAAACCCCCTCGTCGGAACTTTACGTCTG ACAATGACACAGATGATGAAGacatgaaaaatgaatccattaAGAAAGTGACAAGGCCAAGCCAAGAGGAAGAATGTGAGGAAGTGGATGAAGAAGACAGAAGCACCGAGGAACATTCTGAAACCAGTCAGTGTGCGGTAGACGGGGGTAACGACAGCGGGGAGAAAACAATACACTCCACTGCTATCAGCAGCAGATTCGAGTCGAAGCCTTACAGCTCTATGACGCACAAATGTGAG GACTGTGGCAAGAAATTCACGCACACTGGCAATTTCAAACGGCACATGCGCATCCACACGGGAGAGAAACCATTTGCTTGTCGagactgcaacaaggctttctCAGATGCGGCGGCTTGCAAAGCTCATGAGAAAACGCACAG TCCACTGAAGCCCTactcctgctcagtctgtggaAAGAGCTACCGCCAGATCAGCCTGCTCAACCTTCACCGCAAACGCCACACCGGGGAGGCGCGCTACTCCTGCGACTCTTGCGACAAACTCTTCTCCACATCAGGGAATCTCAAGCGCCACCGGCTGGTGCACAGTGGATTGAAGCCGTATCGCTGTGATTACTGCGACAAAGCATTTTCTGACCCGACCGCCAAGATGCGACACCTGGAGACGCACAACGCCAACAAGGGCAACAAGTGTCCGCACTGTGACAAATGTTTCAATCAG TTGGGGAATCTGAAGGCCCACTTAAAAATCCATATTGCAGATGGACCCCTGAAGTGCAGAGAATGCGGAAAACAATTTACCACCTCAG GAAATCTGAAGCGTCACTCACGGGTCCACAGTGGCGAGAAACCATACGTCTGCACACATTGCCAAAGAGCGTTCAGCGATCCTGGGGCTCTGCAGCGGCACGAACGCATCCACACAG GAGAGAAACCTTGTGTCTGTCCCACCTGTGGAAAAGCTTTCACTCAGGCCAGCTCCCTCATTGCGCACGTCCGCCAGCACACCGGAGAGAAACCCTACGTCTGTGATCGTTGTGGTAAAAG GTTTGTGCAGTCCAGTCAATTGGCGAATCACATTCGCCACCATGACAACATTCGTCCTCACCAGTGTCAGTTGTGTGACAAGTCATTCGTCAACGTGGGCGACCTTTCCAAGCATATCATTGTTCACACAG GAGAGAAACCCTTCCTGTGTGACAAGTGTGGCAGAGGCTTTAACCGCGTAGACAATCTGCGCTCTCACATAAGGACTGTGCACCGCGGCTACGCTGGCATGAAGCGGAAGCGTCCCAGTACTGGCAGCTGCTCTGATGAGGAGGCCGACAGCTGCATTGGGCCATCCGCCTCTGATGCCGAGATAAACATTGTAACAGTCAGCGAGGACATTGTTAACCTGGCGACAGATGCCCTAGCGACAAGCACTGTGACTCAGCTGACAG TGTTGCCAGTGGGTGCATCGGTGTGTGCTGATGAAACGGAAGCTTTGAAAGCGGAAATTAACAAGGCAGTAGAGAAAGTTCAAGAATCAG ACCCCAACACGCAGATACTTTATGCCTGTGATTCATGTGGGGATAAATTCCTGGATGCTACTTCGCTAGCGCAGCATGTACGCATTCACACGGCGCAGGCCTTGGTCATGTTTCAAGCAGACTCCGATTTTTACCAATACGCCGCCGTCGCCACTGCTGTGGGGGACAGCGATACAGCATGGCAACCTGCGGCTGAACAGGTGATCCAGGAAGGGGAGCTCATATTCCATGGCCAAAATGGAGAGAGAAATACAGAAGAAGGGATGATAGTAGAGGCACCGCAAGAAGAAGGCTTGCATGATGGAAAAAGCAAGGATAGACGGATTGAGGTGCTTGCTGAGCTCCAGAAGGCTCAAAAAGCTGAAGGACAGATCATTGTGTGTGAAGTTCAGGTGCAGCCATGCCATCGTCTTCAACACCCTGCACCAGATGCACACATTAAAAATGCAGCCATCTAG